In Esox lucius isolate fEsoLuc1 chromosome 6, fEsoLuc1.pri, whole genome shotgun sequence, the following proteins share a genomic window:
- the LOC105025513 gene encoding cullin-9 isoform X4, with the protein MVGERRNGNLVVQLGPKLQAYPEELIRQRRTHDGQTEYLIRWCLLAIDDASGSSGGSNEAGGGGSSSGVGGSSGSTSGESKTENILMWMSMEDVYANCPTLLGKRKADAQRPLQEEEERPSGEFPADVTFDEVELSDMKDDVKNLVKRARKQMAKKSDFAISITHTIHVLSAYASIGSLVGVFKETGALDLLMELLCNKERQTRRSAGKMLRALASHDAGSRAYVLLSLSQQDGIEQHMDFDNRFTLLELFAETTSSEEHGISFEGIHLPQIPGKLLFSLVKRYLCVTSLMDKLNTAGVESSSERQDAAGSSSGPGHYVENLRVQREFEFTMAMANLISELVRVMGWDRNRPLPPQPCDPSLGGSSGEDQEDEPPRSKLRSIFQPRFASSASPVAVASTTMAAAASASPPKKKASNGFKTRTDFATRSAYVEYVQDNLKSGMLVRMLEDYEEVNAGDEGDFRYSNDGSPPVQVYWNSLSRTYWVHWHMVEILGTGTSGQGEKDTQEKASSLTETIKLTAVSQTFFSKPPGGLYSLPYLAEGLQADGATLSRAEWWEVLFFIKKLEPKQQQEVNNILRQSLDEQMSDVDEATLIQLSVPGEVARKLLHYLKQTLQNSCLWDLLCSHAFSKHYLRRGGGGLEEDELLPVGSPASIGLRGGQNGSLSGASSSSSFAMGSLSKKPKKESPMDFGSDSESELPMEDESNYPDDLEEKMKVFNNPKVQGKKTALEKLGEVVDIMKKSGSDPGHQLAGIKFILKVLNDEGPQERTTLRAEIVQTIREKVVKLLVEMLSGQPKENIVNVLLLTRALMLKYEWRVSFATEGGVKAILSCMQEYPTVPQVQQVALAALMVITGASKHDLGHMSSCYLPLSESGTPMMLGVFASIGSATPEGSKGLLAAIPAAIELMLNTPSCMLSVRNGLLVVIMLISSSKSLAEQLVACGISAVLKKCLAASRPENMLAIIALNHISMVHKLEKKESKEELDFKDTELKMLVVSLKEMTATKEVILTLEQLLCDDTSQLEEERNQVTRSRETYQDLVSLMDQHRADRAAQLSILRILNKFLDNYQEDLLPWHESIEPCLSSMTAFINDREVVQLLIRFLYRLASLNKDYAVVMCRLGTKDALVKALDKHSINLLMVTELRDLITDCEKYASLYKKMTTSVLAGCIQMVLGQIEEHRRSHQPINIPFFDVFLRNLCQGSSVELKEDKCWEKVEVSSNHHRASKLTDKNPKTYWESNGCTGSHFINIYMHKGVVIRQLAVLVASEDSSYMPARMVVLGGDDPTNINTELSTVNVPPSASRIVLLENVTRFWSIIQIRIKRCQQGGIDTRVHGFEVLGPKPTFWPVFKEQLCCRTYLFYTTKAHTWCQEILEEKTQLLQLFNKLNSALRHEQMFADRFLPDAEAAEALGRTCWEALITPIVQSITISETQVLSPLAWLLSEYLDNAESARRCKSRAAIFNSRVRRLTHLLVHVDTSRVDTEELKAPIKCKGINRSKDLKNGKEGKNKDAAGISSSPSTSSVKPKVKNTSSIAGIALCWQGVVQRQVKKFLNSTCSLADFVERYKNMYLHLKNAMEELFGQQTAFVLALRHGFSAALLQLSILTAMHVSERFAQYIDLMIQESGVDSGNVDTLNQLQQFLEPMLFLSGLEFANSFEHFYRYYLGDRLLGQGKLWLENAVIMQIGTCFPNRFPQQMLKNISESEELQQEFHLYRLQQLDKTLQDVDEEMMDDQSSEPDLDSEVKVLVLSPRCWAVSSPCYMDNPSRYFPQELCTYLTEFTDFYSNSQVMYSLSHSKPRRLQWTWLGHAELLYGSCTLYVSTLQMYVLLQFNHQEDVSVEALQQATGLSSTMLTHALSPLTGEKGVLSQTSPDNNLAKGVLRLNKKYLSQSLENHNYCYLLPKQTYLNVDEDAAHSLERKRMFIYCLIVQIMKAEKEMHIDNLVFRVLVTCQKREASRSPASVRFSCSTLDVLSCVVHVISKGYIRRNEDSPHIVEYLPEDPSTPQKGQAHFSFSKSELKSNPSSDGDISLGNIAATHSAEDGVLEAVLLSMGRTMNQEEVRQLMQRTVQQVSSALSLDLDRSEHLLVHCKWNVDVLIQRYTDESESLVVAAGLEGRNPQPPPSPVSNCPVCFISQMSETEPAPTLCCMHYCCRSCWQEYLTARIEQNLVMNCNCPITDCQAQPTSQFFYNILTDKDTIAKYENALLRGYVECCSNLTWCTNPLGCDQILCKENIGSMGTCSKCCWSSCFSCNFPEAHYPASCSHMSQWMDDGGYYEGMTMEAQSKHLAKLISKRCPSCQAQIEKNEGCLHMTCAKCNHGFCWRCLKPWKPTHKDYYNCSAMVSKAARQEKKFQDYNERCTFHNQAKDFAINLESRVSSINEALQMKSLTFVIDACKILAQARKVLAYSCVYSYYNQDTEKMDVMEQQMEALELHTNALQILLEETLLQCTDLASCVRLLKPEHLNTGLELIRRIQERLVAILQHSTQQVMRVSSCLVSPNTGLSSGVQLQNGTGTGICSSFKSL; encoded by the exons ATGGTAGGCGAACGTCGGAATGGAAACCTGGTTGTCCAGCTGGGCCCCAAGTTGCAGGCCTACCCAGAGGAGTTGATACGGCAGCGACGGACTCATGATGGCCAGACAGAGTACCTGATCCGTTGGTGCCTGCTGGCCATAGATGACGCTAGTGGTTCTAGTGGAGGGAGCAATgaggctggaggaggaggaagcagTTCAGGAGTGGGTGGCTCCAGCGGCTCAACCTCGGGAGAGAGCAAGACTGAGAACATCCTGATGTGGATGTCAATGGAGGATGTGTACGCCAACTGCCCAACGCTCCTGGGCAAGCGCAAGGCAGACGCCCAGCGTCCTCtccaagaggaggaggagcggccCAGCGGAGAGTTCCCCGCTGATGTCACCTTCGACGAGGTGGAGCTCTCTGACATGAAGGACGATGTCAAGAATTTGGTCAAGAGGGCCCGCAAGCAGATGGCCAAAAAGAGCGACTTTGCCATCAGCATCACACACACCATTCATGTGCTGAGTGCCTACGCCAGCATCGGCTCACTGGTGGGCGTCTTCAAGGAGACAGGAGCCCTGGACCTACTCATGGAGCTTCTCTGCAACAAGGAGCGACAAACCCGCCGAAGTGCTGGGAAGATGCTCCGGGCTCTGGCCTCACACGATGCAG GGAGCCGTGCCTACGTTCTACTGTCCCTCAGCCAGCAGGATGGTATCGAGCAGCACATGGACTTCGACAATCGCTTCACCCTCCTGGAGCTGTTTGCCGAGACCACCTCTTCTGAGGAGCATGGCATCTCATTCGAAGGGATCCACCTCCCTCAG ATCCCAGGAAAGCTGCTGTTTTCACTGGTGAAGCGCTACCTATGTGTCACGTCCCTGATGGACAAGCTGAACACAGCGGGGGTGGAGTCGAGCTCGGAGCGGCAAGACGCGGCAGGCTCCTCCTCTGGGCCGGGCCACTATGTGGAGAACCTGCGGGTCCAGCGAGAATTCGAGTTCACCATGGCCATGGCCAACCTCATCTCTGAGCTGGTGCGGGTCATGGGCTGGGACCGGAATCGCCCACTGCCCCCGCAGCCCTGTGACCCGTCCCTGGGCGGCTCCAGCGGGGAAGACCAGGAGGACGAGCCCCCACGCAGCAAGCTGCGCTCCATCTTCCAGCCTCGCTTTGCTTCTTCCGCCTCCCCCGTTGCTGTCGCCTCCACCACCATGGCGGCAGCCGCTTCCGCCTCACCGCCCAAGAAGAAGGCCAGCAACGGCTTCAAGACACGCACAGACTTTGCTACCCGCTCGGCTTACGTGGAGTACGTGCAGGACAACCTGAAGAGCGGCATGCTGGTCCGCATGCTGGAAGACTACGAGGAGGTCAACGCCGGTGACGAGGGCGACTTCCGCTACAGTAACGACGGCTCACCGCCGGTGCAG GTGTACTGGAACTCGCTGTCACGGACCTACTGGGTCCACTGGCACATGGTGGAAATCCTGGGTACCGGTACCAGTGGACAGGGGGAGAAAGACACACAGGAGAAGGCTTCCTCCCTGACGGAGACCATCAAGCTCACGGCTG TGAGTCAGACGTTCTTCTCCAAGCCTCCTGGTGGACTGTACTCATTGCCTTACCTGGCTGAAGGGCTGCAGGCTGATGGAGCCACCCTGAGCCGGGCTGAATGGTGGGAAGTGCTCTTCTTCATCAAAAAACTGGAACCTAAGCAACAGCAGGAGGTCAACAATATCCTCCGCCAGAGCCTCGACGAACAG ATGTCGGATGTAGACGAGGCCACCCTTATCCAGCTGTCGGTGCCAGGGGAGGTGGCCCGGAAGCTGCTCCACTATTTGAAGCAGACCCTGCAGAACTCCTGTCTGTGGGACCTGCTCTGCTCCCATGCCTTCTCTAAACACTACCTGCGGCGAGGCGGGGGAGGCCTGGAGGAAGACGAGCTACTGCCCGTCGGCTCCCCGGCCTCCATCGGCCTCAGAGGAGGTCAGAACGGCTCTTTGTCCGGTGCCTCTTCGTCATCCTCCTTTGCCATGGGCTCATTGTCCAAAAAGCCCAAGAAGGAGAGTCCTATGGACTTTGGCTCTGACAGTGAGTCCGAACTGCCCATGGAAGATGAGTCGAACTACCCGGATGACCTGGAGGAGAAGATGAAAG TGTTCAACAACCCCAAGGTGCAGGGCAAAAAGACAGCTCTGGAGAAACTGGGGGAGGTAGTGGACATCATGAAGAAGAGTGGCTCTGATCCAGGACACCAGCTGGCTGGGATAAAGTTCATCCTCAAGGTCCTGAATGACGAAGGGCCTCAGGAGAGGACCACACTCAGGGCGGAGATCGTCCAGACTATCCG GGAGAAAGTCGTGAAGCTTCTGGTCGAAATGCTAAGCGGGCAGCCAAAGGAGAATATTGTCAACGTTCTTCTCCTCACCCGCGCCCTCATGCTTAAGTACGAATGGAGGGTCTCCTTTGCTACGGAGGGGGGCGTCAAAGCGATACTGTCTTGCATGCAGGAGTACCCCACTGTACCACAGGTTCAGCAGGTCGCCTTGGCG GCTCTGATGGTCATCACCGGCGCCAGCAAGCATGACCTCGGCCACATGAGCAGCTGCTATCTCCCCCTCTCAGAGTCCGGCACACCCATGATGCTGGGTGTCTTTGCCAGCATCGGCTCCGCCACCCCCGAGGGCTCCAAGGGACTGTTGGCCGCCATCCCCGCTGCCATTGAGCTGATGCTCAACACCCCCAG CTGTATGTTGTCGGTGAGGAACGGCCTGCTGGTCGTCATCATGCTGATCTCTAGCAGTAAGAGCCTGGCGGAGCAGCTCGTGGCCTGTGGCATCAGCGCCGTGCTCAAGAAATGCCTCGCAGCTTCGCGGCCGGAGAACATGTTGGCCATCATCGCTCTCAACCACATCTCCATGGTTCACAAGTTGGAGAAAAAAG AATCGAAGGAGGAGTTGGACTTTAAGGACACGGAGCTGAAGATGCTGGTGGTGAGCCTGAAGGAGATGACAGCCACCAAGGAGGTGATCCTGACCCTGGAACAGCTGCTGTGTGACGACACCTCCCAGCTAGAGGAGGAGCGGAACCAGGTGACTCGCAGCCGAGAGACCTACCAGGACCTGGTGAGCCTCATGGACCAGCACCGAGCTGACCGGGCCGCACAGCTCTCAATCCTCAG AATATTAAACAAGTTCTTGGACAATTACCAGGAGGATCTCCTTCCATGGCACGAGAGCATAGAACCATGCTTGTCCTCTATGACCGCATTCATCAACGATCGTGAG GTTGTCCAGCTGCTCATCCGCTTCCTGTATCGCTTGGCATCCCTAAACAAAGACTACGCCGTGGTGATGTGTCGACTGGGCACTAAGGACGCCTTGGTCAAGGCCCTTGACAAGCACAGTATCAACCTGCTAATGGTCACTGAATTGAGGGACCTGATTACAGACTGTGAGAAGTACGCCAGTCTCTACAAGAAGATGACCACCAGCGTTCTGGCTGGATGCATACAG ATGGTTTTGGGACAAATCGAGGAGCATCGGCGAAGCCACCAACCAATTAACATCCCCTTCTTTGACGTCTTTCTGCGCAATCTGTGCCAAG GCTCTAGTGTGGAACTCAAGGAGGACAAGTGTTGGGAAAAAGTTGAGGTTTCGTCAAATCACCATCGAGCCAGCAAGCTCACTGACAAGAACCCTAAAACCTACTGGGAGTCCAATGGCTGCACAGGTTCCCATTTTATCAACATCTACATGCACAAAGGGGTGGTGATTAG GCAGTTGGCAGTGCTTGTGGCCAGTGAAGACTCCAGCTATATGCCCGCCCGAATGGTAGTGCTGGGCGGAGACGACCCCACTAACATCAACACAGAGCTGAGCACA GTCAACGTGCCTCCGTCAGCCAGTCGCATTGTGTTGCTGGAGAACGTGACCCGCTTCTGGTCTATCATACAGATCCGGATTAAGAGGTGTCAACAA GGTGGCATCGACACGAGGGTCCATGGCTTTGAGGTACTGGGACCCAAGCCCACCTTCTGGCCGGTGTTTAAGGAGCAGCTCTGCTGTCGTACCTACCTCTTCTACACCACCAAGGCTCACACCTGGTGCCAGGAGATCCTGGAGGAAAAGACCCAGCTGCTGCAGCTCTTCAACAA ACTGAACAGCGCCCTGCGACATGAGCAGATGTTCGCTGACCGCTTCCTGCCCGACGCTGAGGCGGCGGAGGCTCTGGGACGCACCTGCTGGGAGGCCCTCATCACTCCCATTGTCCAGAGCATCACCATCTCAG AAACCCAGGTCCTCAGTCCGCTCGCCTGGCTGCTTAGTGAGTACCTAGACAACGCTGAGTCAGCCCGGCGCTGCAAGAGCCGGGCCGCCATTTTCAACTCGCGCGTTCGCCGTCTCACCCATCTACTGGTTCACGTGGACACCAGCCGAGTGGACACGGAGGAGCTCAAAGCACCAATCAAGTGCA aaGGTATCAACCGAAGCAAAGATTTAAAGA ATGGCAAAGagggcaagaacaaagatgcaGCTGGTATCTCCTCGTCGCCCTCGACCAGCTCTGTCAAGCCAAAAGTGAAGAACACCAGCAGTATTGCAGGGATAGCACTGTGCTGGCAGGGCGTTGTACAGAGACAG GTCAAGAAGTTCCTAAACTCGACTTGCAGCCTCGCAGACTTTGTGGAACGTTACAAGAACATGTACCTGCATCTGAAAAACGCAATGGAGGAACTCTTTGGCCAGCAGACAGCGTTTGTCCTGGCACTTCGCCACGGCTTCTCTGCAGCACTCCTACAGCTCTCCATCCTCACCGCCATGCAT GTGAGCGAGCGGTTCGCCCAATACATCGACCTAATGATCCAGGAGAGTGGGGTTGACTCTGGCAACGTGGACACACTCAACCAGCTGCAGCAGTTCCTAGAACCCATGCTCTTCCTCTCCGGCCTGGAATTTGCCAACAGCTTTGAGCACTTCTACAG GTACTACCTAGGAGACAGACTTCTGGGCCAGGGCAAGTTGTGGTTGGAGAACGCGGTCATCATGCAGATCGGTACATGCTTCCCCAACCGCTTCCCCCAGCAGATGCTGAAGAACATTAGTGAGTCTGAGGAGCTTCAGCAGGAGTTCCACCTGTACCGCCTCCAGCAGCTGGACAAGACCTTGCAGGATGTTGATGAGGAG ATGATGGACGATCAGTCGTCAGAACCCGACCTGGACAGTGAGGTGAAGGTGCTGGTCCTTTCTCCTCGCTGCTGGGCCGTCTCCTCGCCCTGCTACATGGACAACCCCAGCAGATACTTCCCCCAGGAGCTTTGCACCTACCTTACAGAGTTCACAGACTTCTACTCTAACA GCCAGGTCATGTACAGCCTGTCTCACAGCAAGCCCCGGCGTCTACAGTGGACCTGGCTGGGCCACGCAGAGCTGCTCTATGGCTCCTGCACACTCTACGTCTCCACCCTGCAGATGTACGTCCTCCTGCAGTTCAACCACCAAGAG GATGTTTCCGTGGAGGCTCTTCAGCAGGCCACCGGCCTGTCCTCAACAATGCTGACCCAtgctctctcccccctcactgGGGAGAAGGGCGTTCTCTCCCAAACCAGTCCTGACAACAATCTCGCTAAAG GAGTCCTGAGGTTGAACAAGAAATATCTGTCCCAGAGTTTGGAAAACCACAACTACTGCTACCTGTTGCCCAAGCAGACCTACCTGAATGTGGACGAGGACGCTGCCCACTcgctggagaggaagaggatgttCATCTACTGCCTGATCGTGCAGATAATGAAGGCTGAGAAGGAGATGCACATCGACAACCTGGTGTTCAGA GTGTTGGTCACATGCCAGAAGCGGGAGGCAAGTCGTTCCCCAGCTTCGGTGCGTTTCAGCTGCAGCACCCTGGATGTGCTGTCCTGTGTCGTGCACGTCATCAGCAAGGGCTACATCCGACGCAACGAGGACAGCCCACACATCGTGGAGTACCTGCCCGAGGACCCCTCCACACCCCAGAAGGGCCAGGCACATTTCTCCTTCAGCAAGTCGGAGTTGAAGTCTAACCCCAGCAGCGACGGTGACATCAG CTTGGGCAACATTGCAGCAACTCACAGTGCAGAGGATGGGGTCCTGGAGGCTGTCCTTCTGTCCATGGGCCGGACCATGAACCAGGAAGAGGTCCGGCAGCTGATGCAGCGCACTGTCCAGCAGGTCTCCAGCGCCCTAAGCCTGGACCTGGACCGGTCCGAGCACCTACTTGTTCACTGCAAGTGGAACGTGGATGTGCTCATCCAGCGCTACACCGACGAATCTGAGTCCCTGGTCGTGGCTGCTGGGCTTGAGGGCCGAAACCCTCAGCCACCCCCCAGCCCGGTGTCCAACTGCCCCGTGTGTTTCATCTCCCAAATGTCCGAGACCGAACCCGCTCCCACGCTCTGCTGCATGCACTACTGCTGCCGG TCTTGCTGGCAGGAGTACCTCACGGCCAGGATCGAGCAAAACCTGGTGATGAACTGCAACTGTCCAATCACAGACTGCCAAGCACAGCCTACCTCACAGTTTTTCTACAACATCCTAACCGACAAGGACACCATCGCGAAG TATGAGAATGCGCTCCTCCGGGGCTATGTGGAGTGCTGCTCTAACCTGACCTGGTGTACCAACCCCCTGGGCTGTGACCAGATCCTCTGCAAGGAGAACATCGGCAGCATGGGTACCTGCTCAAAATGCTGCTGGTCCTCCTGCTTCAGCTGCAACTTTCCAGAG GCTCATTACCCAGCCAGCTGCAGTCACATGTCCCAGTGGATGGATGACGGCGGTTACTACGAGGGTATGACAATGGAGGCCCAGAGTAAGCATCTTGCCAAGCTTATCTCCAAACGTTGTCCCAGCTGCCAGGCCCAGATAGAGAAGAACGAAGGTTGTCTACA TATGACCTGTGCCAAATGTAACCATGGATTTTGCTGGAGGTGTCTGAAGCCATGGAAACCCACCCACAAAGATTATTACAACTGCTCAGCTATG GTGAGTAAAGCAGCAAGACAGGAGAAGAAGTTCCAAGACTACAACGAAAGGTGCACTTTTCACAACCAGGCCAAGGACTTTGCAATCAATCTGGAGAGCAGAGTCTCCTCCATCAATGAAGCCCTGCAGATGAAATCCTTGACGTTTGTTATTGATGCCTGCAAAATTCTTGCTCAGGCTCGCAAG GTGCTGGCCTACTCATGCGTGTACAGCTACTACAACCAGGACACTGAGAAAATGGATGTGATGGAGCAGCAAATGGAAGCCTTGGAGCTTCACACCAACGCACTACAAATCCTGCTGG AGGAGACACTGTTGCAGTGTACCGATTTGGCGTCCTGCGTCCGTCTCCTGAAGCCTGAGCACCTCAACACTGGCTTGGAACTGATCCGCCGCATTCAGGAGCGTCTGGTGGCCATTCTGCAGCATTCGACTCAG CAAGTCATGAGGGTTTCCTCCTGTCTGGTCTCTCCAAACACAGGACTTTCGAGTGGGGTACAACTCCAAAACGGGACAGGAACAGGAATCTGCTCAAGCTTCAAATCTCTCTAA